In Chaetodon trifascialis isolate fChaTrf1 chromosome 23, fChaTrf1.hap1, whole genome shotgun sequence, the following proteins share a genomic window:
- the LOC139351206 gene encoding toll-like receptor 2 — protein MRQATNHYFNFLFLLCLCWGQRSNPDGERSSCDRCDRQLCCNCSYGGFTRIPAVTDRALSLDLSFNNITVVTADDLKGHRQLRALSLHGNRLAVIHPSAFDSLWSLEELDLSDNQLTALSHKWFRKLGVLQQLNLLNNPYRSLGSDPLFQSLVWLRKLRFGGPALEELKRGDLCGVTQLEELTVHANNLKRYESGALGDIWPLGRVTLSLHSPFLTNAAMASAVLQDVTYPETSIVLEDLHLFGNQSVQPLKAAARRRIRYISFRNLSVNDEAIVAFLMVLDKVPLTFALFDNVTMSGTGRWEKASLTNHQSFDEFLIQNVVVLEVFKFVSFLQLGFLLQYPRKVSVINAKAFVMPCDTSSLLKNLQYLDLSDNLLTDLTLEETLCHGHGTLKDLRVLNISGNALKSLSTVSQLVTKLSKLTHLDISRNGYSSMPQGCSWPSTLRFLNISRAKLTTITICLPTTLEVLDLSNNDLSQFTVLLPALRELHLSGNKFLRLPLGQLFPQLQTLIIQSNTLNMFSPSDLQLYKRLQSLQAGQNKFICSCDFVNFLKSGIKGGGDVHLTDREESYICDSPLHLQGKPVGQVQLSIVECYPVIFVSVSCGVALCVAILVCVLLWRLHVFWYLKMMWAWLRAKRNSRRGRRRCRDRAGSEALLSFDAFVSYSERDASWVENFLVPELEGPRDNDEDSVNPRSPRPLTLCLHKRDFLPGHWIVDNIMNAMERSRRTVFVLSENFVQSDWCRYELDFSHFWLFDGNASGDTAILILLEPLSKDNIPKRFCKLRRLMNSTTYLEWPQEEERTGEFWRSLRNALRGEEEAD, from the exons ATGAGACAGGCCACCAACCATTACTTcaacttcctcttcctcctctgcctctgctggggtcagaggtcaaatcCAGATGGCGAGAGGTCATCCTGCGACCGCTGTGACCGTCAGTTGTGTTGTAACTGCTCTTACGGCGGATTCACCCGCATCCCCGCGGTAACAGACCGTGCCTTGAGTCTTGACCTCTCTTTCAACAACATCACCGTGGTAACTGCTGATGATCTGAAAGGCCACAGACAACTGAGAGCTCTGAGTCTCCACG GCAACAGACTCGCTGTGATTCACCCATCGGCATTTGACTCTCTGTGGAGCCTGGAGGAGCTAGATCTGTCTGACAATCAGCTTACTGCTCTCAGCCACAAATGGTTCCGTAAGCTAGGAgttctgcagcagctcaacCTGCTCAACAACCCATACAG GTCCCTGGGCTCTGATCCACTGTTTCAGAGTCTGGTCTGGCTGAGGAAGCTGAGGTTTGGAGGTcctgctctggaggagctgaagagaggAGATCTGTGTGGAGTCactcagctggaggagctcaCTGTCCACGCCAACAACCTGAAGAG GTATGAGTCCGGTGCTCTAGGGGACATTTGGCCATTGGGTCGTGTCACTTTGAGCCTTCACAGTCCATTTTTAACAAATGCAGCCATGGCTTCAGCTGTGCTCCAAGACGTGACTTACCCTGAGACGTCTATTGTTCTGGAAGACCTCCATCTGTTTGGGAATCAGTCTGTTCAGCCCCTgaaagcagcagccaggaggaGAATCAG GTACATAAGCTTTCGCAACCTTTCTGTGAATGATGAGGCCATTGTTGCCTTCCTGATGGTGTTGGACAAAGTGCCGCTCACCTTCGCGTTGTTTGACAACGTCACAATGTCCGGCACAGGCAG GTGGGAGAAAGCCAGCTTGACCAATCACCAAAGCTTTGATGAGTTCCTCATACAAAACGTTGTGGTCCTGGAAGTCTTCAAGTTTGTCTCATTTCTACAGCTGGGATTTCTGCTGCAGTATCCCAGGAAGGTGTCCGTCATAAATGCCAAG GCCTTCGTGATGCCGTGTGACACGTCCAGCCTGCTGAAGAACCTGCAGTACCTGGACCTGTCCGACAACCTGCTGACAGATCTGACTCTGGAGGAGACACTGTGCCACGGACATGGCACACTGAAGGACCTCCGAGTTCTAAACATCAGTGGAAATGCTCTGAAG TCGTTGTCTACGGTGAGCCAGCTGGTGACAAAGCTATCCAAACTCACCCACTTGGACATCAGCAGGAACGGCTACAGCTCCATGCCCCAGGGTTGCTCCTGGCCCTCCACCCTGCGATTCCTAAACATCTCCAGGGCGAAACTTACAACCATCACCATCTGTCTACCTACAACTCTGGAG GTGTTGGATCTGAGCAACAATGATCTCAGCCAATTCACTGTCCTCCTGCCTGCCCTGAGAGAGCTTCACCTCTCTGGGAACAAGTTTCTGAGGCTGCCCCTTGGACAGCTGTTCCCTCAGCTGCAAACACTGATAATACAG TCAAACACCTTGAACATGTTCAGCCCCTCAGACCTCCAGTTATACAAACGACTCCAGAGCCTCCAGGCAGGTCAGAACAAATTCATCTGCTCCTGTGACTTTGTCAACTTCCTCAAGTCAGGCATTAAAGGAGGGGGAGATGTGCATTTAACAGATAGAGAGGAGAGCTACATCTGTGactctcctctccacctgcaGGGGAAACCAGTGGGTCAAGTCCAGCTCTCCATTGTGGAGTGCTACCCGGTTAtatttgtgtctgtgagctGTGGAGTGGCACTGTGTGTTGCCATTCtggtgtgtgttctgctgtggcGCCTCCATGTGTTCTGGTACCTCAAGATGATGTGGGCATGGCTGAGGGCCAAGCGTAACTCCCGGCGAGGGCGGCGGAGATGCAGAGATAGAGCGGGCTCAGAAGCACTGCTATCTTTTGATGCCTTTGTGTCCTACAGCGAGAGAGATGCTAGCTGGGTGGAAAACTTCTTGGTACCAGAGTTGGAAGGGCCAAG GGACAATGATGAAGATTCAGTGAATCCCAGAAGCCCCCGGCCTCTGACCCTGTGCCTGCACAAGCGTGACTTCCTTCCTGGACACTGGATTGTGGACAATATCATGAACGCCATGGAGCGCAGTCGGCGGACAGTCTTTGTCCTCTCTGAGAATTTTGTCCAGTCTGATTGGTGCCGCTATGAGCTGGACTTCTCCCA